A genome region from Vespa velutina chromosome 18, iVesVel2.1, whole genome shotgun sequence includes the following:
- the LOC124955528 gene encoding RNA-binding protein 26 isoform X1, whose product MIIENPDQFKAWLTAVLEPLCDADPAALAKYVYALVKKDKTLEELRGCMVEQLDVFLQQETKNFVELLFKTLETQEYILPPTKGDPDGGRTPPGVNPPPPVITSEKTADTTISLAPVITNPVAPLQVNGSTPTAICKRETRKSDSDKGDKEKEKRSRSRSGRMRSRTRSRSRSWERDRRRSRSREHIRRDRERDRSRPWRNESPPITARRHDRRRTRSRSTSPIRPRLRDGPDSRDHRARFRNRSPTPLRSRSRSRSLDRKKIERSERLDVDRSERVEGSPGGGTPTQDSNHGDVDMRLSTTSQSIQSVVAVASNMPSNQIGPFQAKRRCRDFDEKGYCMRGDLCPYDHGTDPVVLEDVALSRVLTFGPHSHQAPGTVPVTAVPDPPPGPNGNAPPPHLPLASLPPPHLRNQHHSNMDAFAEYNPDAPSMEPRMPWGRHPQTGSGLYGRGQRELISVPVIPHTNSTEITHSQANPLKRKQAFDFNRLGPKQRAVHNPANCSLELKKVPRSLNNITQLNNHFSKFGKIVNIQVNFGGDPEAALVTFQLPTEAKAAYRSTEAVLNNRFIKVFWHNINNNSVSGAIENVPPGCRPSVKERLGAALNLPAKSEENEYVPTRRSSDEQNTQNVIPTSPKAAAVPTREEKVLAIKKTQEILAAKETLKKKQEEKRKEAIKLTADLRKRKQELLDKHLVEIRVLIDKAEKNPEQKDAIMATIKTMQQSIDNLRKDLAANGQICGNKSQIKSKEQTQKEILDAELDLMTAQQEGQDAGELQKRLNELRAQAAALGLHASPGVGRGARSSRIIRGTHAVSYRGRGRGSYAHVSVDHRPTSLLVSGYETEEKSDVLAHFQQFGEIVNQIIDDTTPSIVINYKSRKEAEVAMLKGRTFQDRLLSITWVSGHHLHRGGSGNNLNSSVQLSVHSEQAPPTAEEEIDLEGTAEALLLEENEEEEEEDGEPRSWRR is encoded by the exons atgataatagagaATCCAGATCAATTCAAAGCGTGGCTTACTGCCGTTTTGGAGCCGCT CTGTGATGCAGATCCTGCTGCATTAgctaaatatgtatatgccttggttaagaaagataaaacctTAGAGGAGTTAAGAGGTTGTATGGTAGAACAGCTTGATGTATTTTTGCAACAag AAACTAAAAATTTTGTGGAGctattatttaaaactttgGAGACTCAAGAATATATACTTCCACCCACTAAGGGAGATCCAGATGGTGGTAGAACTCCACCAGGTGTAAATCCACCACCTCCAGTGATAACATCAGAAAAAACTGCAGATACAACAATTTCTTTAGCTCCTGTAATTACTAATCCTGTTGCACCGCTTCAAGTAAATGGCTCGACGCCTACAGCTATTTGCAAACGTGAAACAAGAAAATCTGATTCTGATAAGGGTgataaggagaaagaaaaacgttctCGAAGTCG GAGTGGTCGTATGAGATCAAGGACAAGATCTCGATCGCGTTCttgggaaagagatagacgcAGATCAAGAAGCAGAGAACACATTCGTCGCGACAGAGAACGTGATAGGAGTCGTCCATGGCGGAATGAATCTCCACCTATCACAGCTAGACGACACGACAGAAG aCGCACTAGAAGTCGTAGTACATCTCCAATACGACCAAGGTTACGAGATGGTCCCGATAGTCGCGATCATAGAGCACGTTTCAGAAATAGATCTCCAACCCCGTTGAGATCCAGATCACGATCAAGATCCttagatcgtaaaaaaatagaacgttCAGAGAGGTTGGATGTAGATAGATCAGAACGAGTAGAAGGAAGTCCGGGTGGTGGTACTCCAACACAAGATAGTAATCACGGAGACGTAGACATGAGGTTATCTACTACAAGTCAATCGATCCAAagtgttgttgctgttgcatCTAATATGCCAAGCAATCAAATTGGTCCTTTTCAAGCAAAGAGAAGATGTAGAGATTTTGATG agaaaGGATATTGTATGAGAGGAGATCTTTGTCCTTATGATCATGGTACTGATCCTGTTGTATTGGAGGATGTTGCTCTAAGTCGTGTTCTGACTTTTGGACCACATAGTCATCAAGCTCCAGGTACAGTACCAGTAACAGCAGTACCTGATCCACCTCCAGGTCCAAATGGCAATGCACCGCCACCACACCTTCCACTTGCAAGTCTGCCACCACCGCACTTACGAAATCAACATCATTCTAATATGG ATGCATTTGCAGAATACAATCCAGATGCTCCTAGTATGGAACCAAGAATGCCATGGGGTAGACACCCACAGACTGGATCTGGACTCTATGGAAGAGGTCAAAGGGAATTGATTAGTGTACCAGTAATTCCTCACACAAATTCGACAGAAATAACACATAGTCAAGCAAATCCATTGAAACGGAAACAAGCATTTGATTTTAATCGTCTTGGACCAAAACAAAGAGCAGTGCACAATCCAGCTAACTGTTCTTTAGAATTGAAGAAAGTTCCCCGAAGTTTAAACAATATAACACAATTGAATAATCACTTTTCCaaatttggaaaaattgtaaatattcaaGTTAATTTTGGAGGTGATCCAGAAGCAGCTTTAGTTACTTTCCAGTTACCTACAGAAGCTAAGGCTGCATACAGAAGCACTGAAGCTGTATTGAATAATAGATTCATAAAAGTGTTTTGgcataacataaataataattcagttAGTGGAGCTATAGAAAATGTACCACCAG GTTGCCGTCCTTccgtaaaagaaagattagGTGCTGCTTTAAATTTGCCAGCAAAATCGGAGGAAAATGAGTATGTGCCCACACGTCGTTCGTCGGATGAACAAAATACACAGAATGTGATTCCAACATCACCAAAAGCGGCAGCAGTTCCTacacgagaagaaaaagttttagcaataaaaaaaacgcAGGAGATACTAGCGGCTAAAgaaacattaaagaaaaagcaagaagaaaaacgtaaaGAAGCTATAAAATTAACTGCTGatttaaggaaaagaaaacaagaactTCTAGACAAACATCTTGTAGAAATTAGAGTTTTAATAGATAAAGCGGAGAAAAATCCAGAGCAGAAGGATGCAATTATGGCAACAATTAAAACTATGCAACAATCCATTGATAATTTACGTAAAGATTTAGCTGCAAATGGACAAATTTGTGGAAATAAATCGCAGATCAAGTCCAAAGAACAAACTCAAAAGGAGATTTTAGATGCTGAGCTGGATTTAATGACTGCTCAGCAGGAGGGTCAAGATGCAGGAGAATTGCAAAAGAGATTAAATGAATTACGAGCTCAAGCTGCTGCATTAGGTTTACATGCGAGTCCAGGTGTAGGTAGAGGTGCGAGGTCTAGTAGAATTATACGTGGAACTCATGCAGTTTCATATAGGGGTCGTGGAAGAGGAAGTTATGCTCACGTTTCAGTAGATCATAGACCAACGAGTCTTCTAGTCTCAGGTTACGAAACGGAGGAAAAATCAGATGTTCTAGCACATTTTCAA CAATTTGGAGAAATAGTGAACCAAATTATAGATGATACAACACCATCTATtgtaatcaattataaatccAGAAAAGAAGCCGAAGTTGCAATGTTAAAAGGCCGTACCTTTCAAGAtagattattatctataacCTGGGTATCCGGGCATCACTTACATCGCGGTGGAAGTGGAAATAATCTGAATTCATCCGTACAACTTTCTGTACATTCTGAACAAGCACCACCTACAGCTgaagaagaaatcgatttAGAA GGAACAGCAGAAGCATTACTTcttgaagaaaatgaagaggaagaggaggaagatggGGAACCACGCAGTTGGCGACGATAG
- the LOC124955528 gene encoding RNA-binding protein 26 isoform X2 translates to MIIENPDQFKAWLTAVLEPLCDADPAALAKYVYALVKKDKTLEELRGCMVEQLDVFLQQETKNFVELLFKTLETQEYILPPTKGDPDGGRTPPGVNPPPPVITSEKTADTTISLAPVITNPVAPLQVNGSTPTAICKRETRKSDSDKGDKEKEKRSRSRSGRMRSRTRSRSRSWERDRRRSRSREHIRRDRERDRSRPWRNESPPITARRHDRRRTRSRSTSPIRPRLRDGPDSRDHRARFRNRSPTPLRSRSRSRSLDRKKIERSERLDVDRSERVEGSPGGGTPTQDSNHGDVDMRLSTTSQSIQSVVAVASNMPSNQIGPFQAKRRCRDFDEKGYCMRGDLCPYDHGTDPVVLEDVALSRVLTFGPHSHQAPGTVPVTAVPDPPPGPNGNAPPPHLPLASLPPPHLRNQHHSNMEYNPDAPSMEPRMPWGRHPQTGSGLYGRGQRELISVPVIPHTNSTEITHSQANPLKRKQAFDFNRLGPKQRAVHNPANCSLELKKVPRSLNNITQLNNHFSKFGKIVNIQVNFGGDPEAALVTFQLPTEAKAAYRSTEAVLNNRFIKVFWHNINNNSVSGAIENVPPGCRPSVKERLGAALNLPAKSEENEYVPTRRSSDEQNTQNVIPTSPKAAAVPTREEKVLAIKKTQEILAAKETLKKKQEEKRKEAIKLTADLRKRKQELLDKHLVEIRVLIDKAEKNPEQKDAIMATIKTMQQSIDNLRKDLAANGQICGNKSQIKSKEQTQKEILDAELDLMTAQQEGQDAGELQKRLNELRAQAAALGLHASPGVGRGARSSRIIRGTHAVSYRGRGRGSYAHVSVDHRPTSLLVSGYETEEKSDVLAHFQQFGEIVNQIIDDTTPSIVINYKSRKEAEVAMLKGRTFQDRLLSITWVSGHHLHRGGSGNNLNSSVQLSVHSEQAPPTAEEEIDLEGTAEALLLEENEEEEEEDGEPRSWRR, encoded by the exons atgataatagagaATCCAGATCAATTCAAAGCGTGGCTTACTGCCGTTTTGGAGCCGCT CTGTGATGCAGATCCTGCTGCATTAgctaaatatgtatatgccttggttaagaaagataaaacctTAGAGGAGTTAAGAGGTTGTATGGTAGAACAGCTTGATGTATTTTTGCAACAag AAACTAAAAATTTTGTGGAGctattatttaaaactttgGAGACTCAAGAATATATACTTCCACCCACTAAGGGAGATCCAGATGGTGGTAGAACTCCACCAGGTGTAAATCCACCACCTCCAGTGATAACATCAGAAAAAACTGCAGATACAACAATTTCTTTAGCTCCTGTAATTACTAATCCTGTTGCACCGCTTCAAGTAAATGGCTCGACGCCTACAGCTATTTGCAAACGTGAAACAAGAAAATCTGATTCTGATAAGGGTgataaggagaaagaaaaacgttctCGAAGTCG GAGTGGTCGTATGAGATCAAGGACAAGATCTCGATCGCGTTCttgggaaagagatagacgcAGATCAAGAAGCAGAGAACACATTCGTCGCGACAGAGAACGTGATAGGAGTCGTCCATGGCGGAATGAATCTCCACCTATCACAGCTAGACGACACGACAGAAG aCGCACTAGAAGTCGTAGTACATCTCCAATACGACCAAGGTTACGAGATGGTCCCGATAGTCGCGATCATAGAGCACGTTTCAGAAATAGATCTCCAACCCCGTTGAGATCCAGATCACGATCAAGATCCttagatcgtaaaaaaatagaacgttCAGAGAGGTTGGATGTAGATAGATCAGAACGAGTAGAAGGAAGTCCGGGTGGTGGTACTCCAACACAAGATAGTAATCACGGAGACGTAGACATGAGGTTATCTACTACAAGTCAATCGATCCAAagtgttgttgctgttgcatCTAATATGCCAAGCAATCAAATTGGTCCTTTTCAAGCAAAGAGAAGATGTAGAGATTTTGATG agaaaGGATATTGTATGAGAGGAGATCTTTGTCCTTATGATCATGGTACTGATCCTGTTGTATTGGAGGATGTTGCTCTAAGTCGTGTTCTGACTTTTGGACCACATAGTCATCAAGCTCCAGGTACAGTACCAGTAACAGCAGTACCTGATCCACCTCCAGGTCCAAATGGCAATGCACCGCCACCACACCTTCCACTTGCAAGTCTGCCACCACCGCACTTACGAAATCAACATCATTCTAATATGG AATACAATCCAGATGCTCCTAGTATGGAACCAAGAATGCCATGGGGTAGACACCCACAGACTGGATCTGGACTCTATGGAAGAGGTCAAAGGGAATTGATTAGTGTACCAGTAATTCCTCACACAAATTCGACAGAAATAACACATAGTCAAGCAAATCCATTGAAACGGAAACAAGCATTTGATTTTAATCGTCTTGGACCAAAACAAAGAGCAGTGCACAATCCAGCTAACTGTTCTTTAGAATTGAAGAAAGTTCCCCGAAGTTTAAACAATATAACACAATTGAATAATCACTTTTCCaaatttggaaaaattgtaaatattcaaGTTAATTTTGGAGGTGATCCAGAAGCAGCTTTAGTTACTTTCCAGTTACCTACAGAAGCTAAGGCTGCATACAGAAGCACTGAAGCTGTATTGAATAATAGATTCATAAAAGTGTTTTGgcataacataaataataattcagttAGTGGAGCTATAGAAAATGTACCACCAG GTTGCCGTCCTTccgtaaaagaaagattagGTGCTGCTTTAAATTTGCCAGCAAAATCGGAGGAAAATGAGTATGTGCCCACACGTCGTTCGTCGGATGAACAAAATACACAGAATGTGATTCCAACATCACCAAAAGCGGCAGCAGTTCCTacacgagaagaaaaagttttagcaataaaaaaaacgcAGGAGATACTAGCGGCTAAAgaaacattaaagaaaaagcaagaagaaaaacgtaaaGAAGCTATAAAATTAACTGCTGatttaaggaaaagaaaacaagaactTCTAGACAAACATCTTGTAGAAATTAGAGTTTTAATAGATAAAGCGGAGAAAAATCCAGAGCAGAAGGATGCAATTATGGCAACAATTAAAACTATGCAACAATCCATTGATAATTTACGTAAAGATTTAGCTGCAAATGGACAAATTTGTGGAAATAAATCGCAGATCAAGTCCAAAGAACAAACTCAAAAGGAGATTTTAGATGCTGAGCTGGATTTAATGACTGCTCAGCAGGAGGGTCAAGATGCAGGAGAATTGCAAAAGAGATTAAATGAATTACGAGCTCAAGCTGCTGCATTAGGTTTACATGCGAGTCCAGGTGTAGGTAGAGGTGCGAGGTCTAGTAGAATTATACGTGGAACTCATGCAGTTTCATATAGGGGTCGTGGAAGAGGAAGTTATGCTCACGTTTCAGTAGATCATAGACCAACGAGTCTTCTAGTCTCAGGTTACGAAACGGAGGAAAAATCAGATGTTCTAGCACATTTTCAA CAATTTGGAGAAATAGTGAACCAAATTATAGATGATACAACACCATCTATtgtaatcaattataaatccAGAAAAGAAGCCGAAGTTGCAATGTTAAAAGGCCGTACCTTTCAAGAtagattattatctataacCTGGGTATCCGGGCATCACTTACATCGCGGTGGAAGTGGAAATAATCTGAATTCATCCGTACAACTTTCTGTACATTCTGAACAAGCACCACCTACAGCTgaagaagaaatcgatttAGAA GGAACAGCAGAAGCATTACTTcttgaagaaaatgaagaggaagaggaggaagatggGGAACCACGCAGTTGGCGACGATAG
- the LOC124955530 gene encoding septin-2, protein MASLEIERGKLDSSIRNLKLSGHVGFDSLPDQLVNKSVQNGFVFNILCIGETGLGKSTLMDSLFNTSFESTPSPHNLASVKLKAHTYELQESNVKLKLTIVDTVGYGDQINKEDSFKTVVDYIDAQFEAYLQEELKIKRSLSTYHDSRIHVCLYFICPTGHGLKSIDLVCMKKLDTKVNIIPIIAKADTISKTELQKFKSKIISELQNNGVHIYQFPTDDESVADVNSSMNAHVPFAVVGSTDFVRVGNKMMRSRQYPWGTVQVENESHCDFVKLREMLIRTNMEDMREKTHCRHYELYRKRRLEQMGFSDVDSDNKPVSFQQTCEAKRSIHLQELQQKEDEMRQMFVARVKEKEAELKEAEKELHNKFDKLKKDHTEEKKKLEENRKKLEDDILEFNRRKTQFAQQPQHHTLTLGKSKKK, encoded by the exons ATGGCGAGTTTAGAGATTGAACGAGGGAag TTGGACTCTTCTATACGCAATTTAAAGCTCTCGGGTCATGTAGGTTTTGATAGTCTTCCAGATCAATTAGTAAATAAATCAGTTCAAAATggatttgtatttaatatccTTTGTATTg GTGAAACTGGTTTAGGTAAATCGACTCTTATGGATTCATTATTCAATACAAGCTTTGAATCTACTCCAAGTCCACATAATCTAGCATCTGTAAAGTTGAAAGCACATACCTATGAATTACAAGAAAGTAATGTTAAACTTAAACTTACCATTGTTGATACAGTCGGATATGGGGATCAAATTAATAAGGAAGATAGCTTTAAAACAGTTGTTGATTATATAGATGCACAATTTGAAGCATATTTACAAGAAGAATTGAAAATCAAACGCTCTCTGTCAACTTATCATGATAGTCGTATCCATGTTTGTCTCTATTTCATTTGTCCAACAGGTCATgg GCTTAAATCAATTGATCTtgtatgtatgaaaaaatTGGATACAAAAGTTAACATTATTCCAATTATTGCTAAAGCTGATACAATATCAAAGACTGAACTGCAAAAGTTCaag AGTAAAATAATCTCAGAATTGCAAAATAATGGAGttcatatatatcaatttccAACAGATGATGAAAGTGTAGCTGATGTAAATTCTAGTATGAATGCACATGTACCTTTTGCAGTAGTTGGTAGTACTGATTTTGTACGAGTTGGAAACAAGATGATGCGTTCACGTCAATATCCTTGGGGTACAGTTCAAG TGGAGAATGAATCTCATTGTGACTTTGTAAAGTTACGTGAGATGCTCATTAGAACGAATATGGAAGATATGCGTGAAAAAACCCATTGTCGTCATTATGAATTGTACCGTAAGAGAAGATTAGAGCAg ATGGGATTTAGTGATGTTGATAGTGACAACAAACCTGTAAGTTTTCAACAAACTTGTGAAGCAAAAAGATCTATTCATTTACAAGAATtacaacaaaaagaagatgaaatgaGACAGATGTTTGTTgcaagagtaaaagaaaaagaagctgaACTTAAAGAAGCTGAAAAGGAG CTCCacaataaatttgataaattaaaaaaagatcatacggaagaaaaaaagaaattggaagaaaatcgaaaaaaactTGAAGATGATATCTTAGAGTTTAATAGACGCAAAACGCAGTTTGCTCAACAACCACAACATCATACACTTACATTAgggaaaagtaagaaaaagtaa
- the LOC124955528 gene encoding RNA-binding protein 26 isoform X3 — protein MVEQLDVFLQQETKNFVELLFKTLETQEYILPPTKGDPDGGRTPPGVNPPPPVITSEKTADTTISLAPVITNPVAPLQVNGSTPTAICKRETRKSDSDKGDKEKEKRSRSRSGRMRSRTRSRSRSWERDRRRSRSREHIRRDRERDRSRPWRNESPPITARRHDRRRTRSRSTSPIRPRLRDGPDSRDHRARFRNRSPTPLRSRSRSRSLDRKKIERSERLDVDRSERVEGSPGGGTPTQDSNHGDVDMRLSTTSQSIQSVVAVASNMPSNQIGPFQAKRRCRDFDEKGYCMRGDLCPYDHGTDPVVLEDVALSRVLTFGPHSHQAPGTVPVTAVPDPPPGPNGNAPPPHLPLASLPPPHLRNQHHSNMDAFAEYNPDAPSMEPRMPWGRHPQTGSGLYGRGQRELISVPVIPHTNSTEITHSQANPLKRKQAFDFNRLGPKQRAVHNPANCSLELKKVPRSLNNITQLNNHFSKFGKIVNIQVNFGGDPEAALVTFQLPTEAKAAYRSTEAVLNNRFIKVFWHNINNNSVSGAIENVPPGCRPSVKERLGAALNLPAKSEENEYVPTRRSSDEQNTQNVIPTSPKAAAVPTREEKVLAIKKTQEILAAKETLKKKQEEKRKEAIKLTADLRKRKQELLDKHLVEIRVLIDKAEKNPEQKDAIMATIKTMQQSIDNLRKDLAANGQICGNKSQIKSKEQTQKEILDAELDLMTAQQEGQDAGELQKRLNELRAQAAALGLHASPGVGRGARSSRIIRGTHAVSYRGRGRGSYAHVSVDHRPTSLLVSGYETEEKSDVLAHFQQFGEIVNQIIDDTTPSIVINYKSRKEAEVAMLKGRTFQDRLLSITWVSGHHLHRGGSGNNLNSSVQLSVHSEQAPPTAEEEIDLEGTAEALLLEENEEEEEEDGEPRSWRR, from the exons ATGGTAGAACAGCTTGATGTATTTTTGCAACAag AAACTAAAAATTTTGTGGAGctattatttaaaactttgGAGACTCAAGAATATATACTTCCACCCACTAAGGGAGATCCAGATGGTGGTAGAACTCCACCAGGTGTAAATCCACCACCTCCAGTGATAACATCAGAAAAAACTGCAGATACAACAATTTCTTTAGCTCCTGTAATTACTAATCCTGTTGCACCGCTTCAAGTAAATGGCTCGACGCCTACAGCTATTTGCAAACGTGAAACAAGAAAATCTGATTCTGATAAGGGTgataaggagaaagaaaaacgttctCGAAGTCG GAGTGGTCGTATGAGATCAAGGACAAGATCTCGATCGCGTTCttgggaaagagatagacgcAGATCAAGAAGCAGAGAACACATTCGTCGCGACAGAGAACGTGATAGGAGTCGTCCATGGCGGAATGAATCTCCACCTATCACAGCTAGACGACACGACAGAAG aCGCACTAGAAGTCGTAGTACATCTCCAATACGACCAAGGTTACGAGATGGTCCCGATAGTCGCGATCATAGAGCACGTTTCAGAAATAGATCTCCAACCCCGTTGAGATCCAGATCACGATCAAGATCCttagatcgtaaaaaaatagaacgttCAGAGAGGTTGGATGTAGATAGATCAGAACGAGTAGAAGGAAGTCCGGGTGGTGGTACTCCAACACAAGATAGTAATCACGGAGACGTAGACATGAGGTTATCTACTACAAGTCAATCGATCCAAagtgttgttgctgttgcatCTAATATGCCAAGCAATCAAATTGGTCCTTTTCAAGCAAAGAGAAGATGTAGAGATTTTGATG agaaaGGATATTGTATGAGAGGAGATCTTTGTCCTTATGATCATGGTACTGATCCTGTTGTATTGGAGGATGTTGCTCTAAGTCGTGTTCTGACTTTTGGACCACATAGTCATCAAGCTCCAGGTACAGTACCAGTAACAGCAGTACCTGATCCACCTCCAGGTCCAAATGGCAATGCACCGCCACCACACCTTCCACTTGCAAGTCTGCCACCACCGCACTTACGAAATCAACATCATTCTAATATGG ATGCATTTGCAGAATACAATCCAGATGCTCCTAGTATGGAACCAAGAATGCCATGGGGTAGACACCCACAGACTGGATCTGGACTCTATGGAAGAGGTCAAAGGGAATTGATTAGTGTACCAGTAATTCCTCACACAAATTCGACAGAAATAACACATAGTCAAGCAAATCCATTGAAACGGAAACAAGCATTTGATTTTAATCGTCTTGGACCAAAACAAAGAGCAGTGCACAATCCAGCTAACTGTTCTTTAGAATTGAAGAAAGTTCCCCGAAGTTTAAACAATATAACACAATTGAATAATCACTTTTCCaaatttggaaaaattgtaaatattcaaGTTAATTTTGGAGGTGATCCAGAAGCAGCTTTAGTTACTTTCCAGTTACCTACAGAAGCTAAGGCTGCATACAGAAGCACTGAAGCTGTATTGAATAATAGATTCATAAAAGTGTTTTGgcataacataaataataattcagttAGTGGAGCTATAGAAAATGTACCACCAG GTTGCCGTCCTTccgtaaaagaaagattagGTGCTGCTTTAAATTTGCCAGCAAAATCGGAGGAAAATGAGTATGTGCCCACACGTCGTTCGTCGGATGAACAAAATACACAGAATGTGATTCCAACATCACCAAAAGCGGCAGCAGTTCCTacacgagaagaaaaagttttagcaataaaaaaaacgcAGGAGATACTAGCGGCTAAAgaaacattaaagaaaaagcaagaagaaaaacgtaaaGAAGCTATAAAATTAACTGCTGatttaaggaaaagaaaacaagaactTCTAGACAAACATCTTGTAGAAATTAGAGTTTTAATAGATAAAGCGGAGAAAAATCCAGAGCAGAAGGATGCAATTATGGCAACAATTAAAACTATGCAACAATCCATTGATAATTTACGTAAAGATTTAGCTGCAAATGGACAAATTTGTGGAAATAAATCGCAGATCAAGTCCAAAGAACAAACTCAAAAGGAGATTTTAGATGCTGAGCTGGATTTAATGACTGCTCAGCAGGAGGGTCAAGATGCAGGAGAATTGCAAAAGAGATTAAATGAATTACGAGCTCAAGCTGCTGCATTAGGTTTACATGCGAGTCCAGGTGTAGGTAGAGGTGCGAGGTCTAGTAGAATTATACGTGGAACTCATGCAGTTTCATATAGGGGTCGTGGAAGAGGAAGTTATGCTCACGTTTCAGTAGATCATAGACCAACGAGTCTTCTAGTCTCAGGTTACGAAACGGAGGAAAAATCAGATGTTCTAGCACATTTTCAA CAATTTGGAGAAATAGTGAACCAAATTATAGATGATACAACACCATCTATtgtaatcaattataaatccAGAAAAGAAGCCGAAGTTGCAATGTTAAAAGGCCGTACCTTTCAAGAtagattattatctataacCTGGGTATCCGGGCATCACTTACATCGCGGTGGAAGTGGAAATAATCTGAATTCATCCGTACAACTTTCTGTACATTCTGAACAAGCACCACCTACAGCTgaagaagaaatcgatttAGAA GGAACAGCAGAAGCATTACTTcttgaagaaaatgaagaggaagaggaggaagatggGGAACCACGCAGTTGGCGACGATAG